One region of Jatrophihabitans cynanchi genomic DNA includes:
- a CDS encoding TadE family protein: MLPERGDRGSSSVEFTILFPIIVILLFGGPQLAMWYFARESAQAAATSAARAASVVSATPGDGKTAAESYLARVGSDTITGYRVTETDTATTVTIHIHVNVQSMVPLPGIDPTADVTLTRSKERFTTPDSP; the protein is encoded by the coding sequence GTGCTCCCAGAACGCGGCGACCGAGGGTCGTCATCGGTAGAGTTCACGATCCTGTTCCCGATCATCGTGATCTTGCTGTTCGGCGGCCCGCAGCTGGCGATGTGGTACTTCGCCCGCGAGTCCGCGCAGGCCGCCGCCACGTCGGCCGCCCGCGCGGCCAGCGTCGTGTCGGCCACCCCGGGGGACGGGAAGACGGCCGCGGAAAGCTACCTGGCCCGCGTTGGTTCGGACACGATCACTGGGTACCGCGTCACCGAGACCGACACCGCGACCACGGTCACGATCCACATCCACGTGAATGTGCAGAGCATGGTGCCGCTGCCAGGCATCGACCCGACCGCGGATGTCACGCTCACCCGCTCCAAGGAGCGCTTCACTACCCCGGACTCGCCATGA
- a CDS encoding type IV secretory system conjugative DNA transfer family protein has product MSRDRDTSRRGGYEVLIAIAVGLLLLAAGAGVTADVAAGLASSISGRGWVFLPVSEVPSLLGAMFTHAGDLASAYPASDRDSLAGNGTIWIWIGIALALYAIVVVVLAVLLLPMLITRPGYEKPTRASKLLGVSAVRRATRRLHPAVAVKGGRAPIGGPRLGRMRGAGVPLYASIEDSVLVIGPPGAGKGTGFMYRAVADALGAVVSTSTKPDVLLNTVALRQRDGLRGPRKVWVFDPQEISGWPEVLRWSPTRGCDDPTTAIVRAAGMAEASQVGKGVTNGDFWAGQTAAVIRCYLHAAALGNKTAIDVMRWTRNPRAEEPITILAEHPGAADGWADELAEQKAAPPNQVGSVWAGVRRAFDSLADPRVARACSPRPGEGFSPEEFIASGDTLYLLGSNKATLSVAPLVVALIEDIIEAGRRLAASSAGERMALPMTLALDECANIAPLPSLPYVLGDGRGQGFQTHVVFQSLAQARSRWGAEEAEVIWDTCTCRMILPGSANQRDNKMISELLGEFDEVGLRRSRGRGATSYNEDIRSRATLSVNGVREIKPGRFLLIYRHLKPIEGELELSYRGREAKRFTAALTEGRRLTGRGGINNIPDVGQADRFGSAAAG; this is encoded by the coding sequence GTGAGCCGGGACCGGGACACGTCCCGGCGCGGCGGATACGAGGTGCTGATCGCGATCGCGGTCGGGCTGCTGCTGCTGGCCGCAGGCGCCGGCGTGACCGCCGACGTCGCGGCCGGACTGGCCTCGAGCATCTCCGGGCGCGGCTGGGTGTTCCTGCCGGTCAGCGAGGTCCCCAGCCTGCTCGGGGCGATGTTCACCCACGCCGGCGATCTCGCATCCGCGTACCCAGCCAGCGACCGCGACTCGCTCGCGGGCAACGGCACGATCTGGATCTGGATCGGCATCGCGCTCGCGCTGTACGCGATCGTGGTCGTGGTGTTGGCGGTGTTGCTGCTGCCGATGCTGATCACTCGGCCCGGTTATGAGAAACCGACTCGGGCGAGCAAGCTGCTCGGCGTCTCCGCGGTGCGGCGCGCCACCCGGCGGCTGCACCCCGCCGTCGCGGTCAAGGGCGGGCGGGCGCCGATCGGCGGGCCGCGGCTGGGGCGCATGCGCGGAGCCGGCGTGCCGCTCTACGCGAGCATCGAGGACTCGGTGCTGGTGATCGGCCCGCCGGGTGCCGGCAAGGGCACGGGGTTCATGTACCGGGCGGTGGCCGACGCGCTCGGCGCGGTCGTGTCGACCTCGACCAAGCCCGACGTGCTGCTCAACACGGTGGCGCTGCGACAACGCGACGGGCTACGCGGACCGCGAAAGGTCTGGGTGTTCGACCCGCAGGAGATCTCCGGCTGGCCGGAGGTGCTGCGCTGGTCGCCGACTCGGGGCTGCGATGACCCGACCACGGCGATCGTGCGTGCCGCGGGCATGGCCGAGGCATCCCAGGTCGGGAAAGGCGTCACCAACGGCGACTTCTGGGCCGGGCAAACCGCCGCGGTCATCCGCTGCTACCTGCACGCCGCGGCGCTGGGCAACAAGACGGCGATCGACGTCATGCGCTGGACCCGCAACCCCAGGGCGGAAGAGCCGATCACCATCCTCGCCGAACACCCCGGCGCGGCTGACGGATGGGCGGACGAGCTGGCCGAGCAGAAAGCGGCCCCACCCAATCAGGTCGGCAGCGTGTGGGCCGGGGTGCGGCGCGCGTTCGACTCACTCGCCGACCCGCGAGTGGCCCGAGCGTGCTCACCGAGACCCGGGGAGGGGTTCAGCCCGGAGGAGTTCATCGCCTCCGGCGATACCCTCTACCTACTCGGATCGAACAAGGCCACCTTGTCCGTCGCACCGCTAGTCGTCGCGCTCATCGAAGACATTATCGAGGCCGGGCGTCGGCTCGCCGCCTCATCGGCGGGGGAGCGGATGGCGCTGCCGATGACGCTCGCCCTCGACGAGTGCGCCAACATCGCACCACTGCCGTCGCTGCCCTACGTGCTGGGCGACGGCCGCGGCCAAGGCTTCCAAACGCACGTGGTGTTCCAGTCCCTCGCCCAGGCCCGCTCCCGATGGGGCGCCGAAGAAGCGGAGGTCATCTGGGACACCTGCACCTGCCGGATGATCCTTCCCGGCTCGGCCAACCAACGAGACAACAAGATGATCTCCGAGCTGCTTGGCGAGTTCGACGAGGTCGGGTTGCGGCGCAGTCGCGGTCGCGGCGCGACCAGCTACAACGAGGACATCCGCTCGCGGGCGACGCTGTCGGTCAACGGCGTGCGGGAGATCAAACCCGGCCGGTTCCTGCTGATCTACCGGCATCTGAAGCCGATCGAGGGTGAGCTGGAGTTGTCCTACCGAGGCCGCGAGGCGAAGCGGTTCACCGCGGCGCTGACCGAGGGCCGGCGATTGACCGGCCGCGGCGGCATCAACAACATCCCCGACGTCGGCCAAGCCGACCGCTTCGGCTCCGCCGCGGCCGGATAG
- a CDS encoding LysM peptidoglycan-binding domain-containing protein, producing MTTPPGHAPHRRLIPLARGIGALIVLVAIVGGVPLLMAGLHLSPHGVPSLHQLKHDLTSHDNGQLALVVIAIGVGICWALFVLSLIPEIVATARKRPSYPLPGLGGFQRPAGALVAAIAIGFAIAPMITGLGSRASAAAAPLPGSGQRTAATSVSAPQVTSPGHEGSAARPAGAHGAGQHATSSHERSASPSTPTHHPTYEVQRRDTLWQIAEDHLGDPMRYTEIAALNQHTLGPDNLIVAGMHLIMPSDATGLTPAGQTHGHPGGDADTVRVRVQPGDTLSGLEEQVTGSTNWQPGWDANQGRVEPGGEHFDDPNLIKPGWVLDIPTAATTATPTAPQTHQEPTHPRQQPAQHRPPQQNQPGQPGPGSSTPTHPAPAHTPASTPPAASTAPSATQHRTGPADSHHAPAAAEDRYVALTVGGGLLAASTFATLMTLRRRKFRHRRPGHVVASLPPDLVPLEQVLVSIGRPALAKMTFLDLALRDLANQIGARPDGQLPDVASAAINDDYLELYLASDNPPPVPPAPWLQSDPLRWTLGRDTDLDPAAADRLAPYPCLVSVGYSEDGTEYLLDLEHAGALHLAGDPRRCLDLARYMVAELANNMWSDHLTVTVAGFAGELVHANPTRLAHTDDPHAAAAAAARVAGENRDVAGDAGIDVLAGRLRGTDGDVWMPHVLLAAPGVNREDIELLRGTAAGGRAAVAVVLTGGRSGDDVPVDAAADGPLVQVTSTGALVTSLLPVGDVLALGLPEADAPDLARAIALDRDGALDEPTPRSTGERPWDAFADAAGALLPEYTVPRTASGPAALDPGQPVSSSLLPGPDEAYVAAAATTEQDLVQLAPAVTVEARAAVEQADPDLDELVAAWRDPGARLAKLQLLGPVTVTAYGRPPVKQEDFCTEIVAYLWHKPHGVSTDEFANELWPNKDYSGTDSYPKDMASRTRQWLGVDPRTGKEYWPRARRDGVQGYRLTGLMCDVDLFRRLRARGEARGAEGLPDLVAALDLVSGTPLSRLRPFGYGWLPAGDELLYQGAVAEVAHLVATRALEAGDDAEALRACELALEFNGEDDWALLQMTKAHERAGRDAEKEATILRLRTLEDPPARTLEVMRRNGWLSRGA from the coding sequence ATGACAACGCCACCCGGACACGCACCGCATCGGCGACTCATCCCCCTTGCGCGGGGGATCGGCGCGCTGATCGTGTTGGTGGCCATCGTCGGCGGCGTGCCGCTGCTGATGGCCGGCTTGCACCTGTCGCCGCATGGCGTGCCGTCGTTGCACCAGCTCAAGCACGATCTGACCAGCCACGACAACGGGCAGCTCGCCCTGGTCGTGATCGCGATCGGCGTGGGGATCTGCTGGGCCCTGTTCGTGTTGTCGCTGATCCCCGAGATCGTGGCCACGGCGCGGAAGCGGCCGTCGTACCCGCTGCCCGGTCTCGGCGGGTTTCAACGGCCGGCGGGCGCGCTGGTCGCGGCGATCGCGATTGGGTTCGCGATCGCGCCGATGATCACCGGCCTGGGTAGCCGCGCGTCGGCCGCTGCGGCGCCGCTGCCGGGTAGCGGTCAGCGGACCGCGGCGACCAGCGTGAGCGCACCGCAGGTGACGAGTCCTGGGCACGAGGGTTCCGCGGCGCGGCCGGCCGGGGCGCACGGCGCCGGGCAGCACGCCACCTCCAGCCACGAGAGGTCGGCGTCCCCGAGCACGCCGACGCATCATCCGACCTACGAGGTTCAGCGCCGCGACACCCTGTGGCAGATCGCCGAAGACCACCTCGGCGACCCGATGCGCTACACCGAGATCGCCGCGCTCAACCAGCACACGCTCGGCCCGGACAACCTGATCGTGGCCGGCATGCACCTGATCATGCCGAGCGACGCGACCGGCCTCACTCCGGCCGGACAGACCCACGGCCACCCGGGCGGGGACGCGGACACGGTTCGGGTGCGAGTCCAGCCCGGCGACACGCTGTCCGGGCTCGAGGAGCAGGTCACGGGCAGCACGAACTGGCAGCCCGGCTGGGACGCGAACCAGGGCCGGGTCGAGCCCGGCGGCGAGCACTTCGACGACCCCAACCTGATCAAGCCAGGCTGGGTGCTCGACATCCCGACCGCCGCCACCACAGCAACGCCGACGGCGCCGCAGACCCACCAGGAGCCGACACACCCCCGACAGCAGCCTGCGCAACATCGACCGCCGCAGCAGAACCAACCAGGGCAGCCCGGCCCCGGATCGTCCACGCCCACCCACCCCGCACCGGCGCACACGCCGGCGTCGACACCACCGGCCGCGTCGACCGCACCGTCCGCGACGCAGCACCGTACGGGTCCCGCGGACAGCCACCACGCGCCCGCGGCAGCAGAAGACCGCTACGTCGCCCTGACCGTCGGTGGCGGCCTGCTCGCGGCGTCGACCTTCGCGACGCTGATGACGCTGCGCCGCCGCAAGTTCCGGCACCGCCGCCCCGGACACGTGGTGGCGTCGCTGCCGCCGGACCTGGTGCCGCTCGAGCAGGTCCTGGTGTCTATCGGTCGCCCGGCGCTGGCCAAGATGACCTTCCTCGACTTGGCGCTGCGCGATCTCGCGAACCAGATCGGCGCGCGGCCGGACGGGCAACTGCCCGACGTCGCCAGCGCGGCGATCAACGACGACTACCTCGAGTTGTACCTGGCCAGCGACAACCCACCTCCCGTCCCGCCTGCGCCATGGCTACAGAGCGACCCGCTGCGCTGGACGCTCGGCCGCGACACCGACCTCGACCCGGCGGCCGCCGACCGACTCGCGCCCTACCCGTGCCTGGTGAGCGTGGGATACAGCGAGGACGGCACCGAGTACCTGCTCGACCTCGAGCACGCAGGCGCGCTGCATCTGGCCGGCGACCCGCGTCGCTGCCTGGACCTGGCCCGCTACATGGTGGCCGAGCTGGCCAACAACATGTGGAGCGACCACCTGACGGTCACCGTGGCCGGGTTCGCCGGCGAGCTCGTCCACGCGAACCCGACCCGGCTCGCGCACACGGACGATCCACACGCGGCGGCCGCCGCGGCGGCACGGGTCGCCGGCGAGAACCGGGACGTGGCCGGCGACGCCGGGATCGACGTGCTGGCCGGCCGGCTGCGCGGCACGGACGGTGACGTGTGGATGCCGCACGTGCTGCTCGCCGCACCGGGCGTGAACCGGGAAGATATCGAGCTGTTGCGCGGCACCGCCGCGGGCGGCCGCGCCGCGGTTGCCGTGGTGCTCACCGGCGGCAGGAGCGGCGACGACGTCCCGGTGGACGCCGCGGCGGACGGGCCGCTGGTACAGGTGACCAGTACCGGGGCGCTGGTGACGTCGCTGCTCCCAGTCGGTGACGTGCTGGCATTGGGTCTGCCCGAGGCCGACGCGCCGGACCTCGCACGGGCCATCGCGCTCGACCGAGACGGCGCGCTGGACGAACCGACACCGCGATCGACCGGAGAGCGGCCGTGGGACGCGTTCGCCGACGCGGCCGGCGCTCTGTTGCCGGAGTACACCGTGCCGCGCACCGCGAGCGGCCCAGCCGCGCTCGACCCGGGGCAGCCGGTCAGCTCGTCGCTGCTGCCTGGCCCGGACGAGGCGTACGTCGCAGCGGCGGCGACCACCGAGCAGGACCTGGTCCAACTGGCCCCCGCGGTGACGGTGGAGGCACGGGCCGCGGTCGAGCAGGCCGACCCTGATCTCGACGAGCTGGTGGCGGCGTGGCGCGACCCGGGGGCGCGGCTGGCCAAGCTTCAGCTGCTCGGCCCGGTGACGGTCACGGCCTACGGCCGTCCACCGGTCAAGCAGGAGGACTTCTGCACCGAGATCGTGGCCTACCTGTGGCACAAGCCGCACGGCGTGTCTACGGACGAGTTCGCCAACGAGCTGTGGCCGAACAAGGACTACAGCGGCACCGACTCCTACCCGAAGGACATGGCCAGCCGCACCCGGCAGTGGCTCGGGGTCGACCCGCGCACCGGCAAGGAGTACTGGCCGCGGGCGCGCCGCGACGGGGTGCAGGGCTACCGCCTGACCGGGCTGATGTGCGATGTCGACCTGTTCCGGCGGCTGCGCGCGCGCGGCGAAGCGCGCGGCGCCGAGGGACTGCCCGACCTGGTAGCGGCACTGGACCTGGTGTCCGGGACGCCGCTGAGCCGGCTACGTCCGTTCGGCTACGGGTGGCTGCCGGCCGGGGACGAGCTGCTCTACCAGGGCGCGGTCGCCGAGGTGGCACACCTCGTCGCCACCCGGGCGCTGGAGGCAGGCGACGACGCCGAGGCGCTGCGGGCCTGCGAGCTCGCGTTGGAGTTCAACGGTGAGGACGACTGGGCGCTGCTGCAGATGACCAAGGCGCACGAGCGTGCCGGGCGCGACGCGGAGAAGGAAGCAACGATCCTGCGGCTGCGCACGCTGGAGGATCCGCCAGCGCGGACGCTGGAGGTCATGCGTCGCAACGGCTGGCTTTCGCGCGGCGCGTGA
- a CDS encoding PDDEXK nuclease domain-containing protein, with product MTDENAPTRRRAAALDVPAGYPKLLAKLKADIRAARVRAARVANTELLKLYWSIGAAILERQAEDGWGAKVVDRLADDLRSEFPDMRGLSRRNLHYMRSVAECWPELEPFVQQPAAQLPWTHLLVLIDTLDTRSDREWYAAKAAEGGWSRQVLRLQITRRLRERVGAAPSNFTGQLPAPESDLAQQLTKDPYVFEFLDLDERSLERDVERALMDRLQETLLEFGRGFAFVGRQVHFEVDGDDFYVDLVLFHVEQLRYVVVELKIGRFKPDYAGQLGFYVAVVDDRLRRPTIHAPTVGILLCASRNDAVVRYSLANTTAPMAVANYTDQPSPDPAALHLPEPAELTAILDAPLAGHPGRTLGEALPDDNIDSAGSADLNDRDSAT from the coding sequence ATGACCGACGAGAATGCTCCGACGCGACGGCGTGCCGCGGCCTTGGATGTCCCGGCCGGTTACCCGAAGCTGTTGGCGAAACTCAAAGCCGACATCCGGGCCGCGCGGGTTCGAGCCGCTCGAGTGGCAAACACCGAGCTGCTCAAGCTCTACTGGAGCATCGGTGCCGCGATCCTTGAGCGCCAGGCCGAAGACGGCTGGGGCGCCAAGGTGGTCGATCGGCTCGCCGACGACCTGCGTAGCGAGTTCCCGGACATGCGCGGCCTGTCGAGACGCAACCTGCACTACATGCGCTCGGTCGCCGAGTGCTGGCCGGAGCTTGAGCCATTTGTGCAGCAGCCCGCTGCACAACTTCCCTGGACGCACCTTCTCGTGCTCATCGACACCCTCGATACCCGGTCGGACCGCGAGTGGTACGCCGCCAAGGCGGCCGAAGGCGGCTGGTCCCGGCAGGTGCTGCGCCTGCAGATCACCCGCCGGCTCCGTGAACGCGTCGGCGCAGCGCCATCGAACTTCACCGGCCAACTGCCCGCTCCGGAATCCGACCTGGCGCAACAACTGACGAAAGACCCGTACGTCTTCGAGTTTCTCGACCTCGATGAGCGCTCGCTCGAGCGCGACGTGGAGCGAGCCCTCATGGATCGCCTGCAGGAGACCCTCCTCGAGTTCGGCCGCGGGTTCGCGTTCGTCGGCCGCCAGGTGCACTTCGAGGTCGACGGCGACGACTTCTACGTCGACCTGGTGCTGTTCCACGTCGAGCAGTTGCGGTACGTCGTCGTCGAGCTCAAGATCGGCCGCTTCAAGCCCGACTATGCCGGCCAGCTCGGCTTCTACGTCGCCGTCGTCGATGACCGACTGCGGCGCCCGACGATCCACGCCCCGACGGTTGGCATCCTGCTGTGCGCCAGCCGTAACGACGCGGTGGTCCGCTACTCCCTGGCCAACACAACAGCCCCGATGGCCGTCGCCAACTACACCGACCAGCCCTCCCCCGACCCGGCTGCGCTGCACCTTCCGGAGCCAGCCGAACTCACCGCGATCCTCGATGCCCCGCTCGCGGGCCACCCGGGGCGCACGCTCGGCGAAGCGCTCCCGGACGACAACATCGACAGCGCCGGCTCCGCGGACCTCAACGATCGCGACAGTGCGACGTGA
- a CDS encoding TadE/TadG family type IV pilus assembly protein: MTARRARTAFRWRAADDDRGSESVELAILLPIGILVLAAIVVGARIWLAADRMSGVAGAAAREASIARSPDSAQTLAKTGAKQALASDGLHCTNIRVNVDTSGFYAPPGTAASVHVDVWCTVELSDIGVKGLPGAKTLHDSATSPLDPARDLTLGSGP, encoded by the coding sequence ATGACCGCCCGCCGCGCACGGACGGCGTTCCGGTGGCGCGCGGCCGACGACGACCGCGGGTCGGAGTCGGTCGAGCTGGCGATCCTGCTGCCGATCGGGATCCTCGTACTGGCCGCCATCGTCGTCGGCGCACGCATCTGGCTGGCCGCCGACCGGATGAGCGGTGTCGCCGGCGCCGCCGCCCGCGAAGCCTCGATCGCTCGCTCTCCGGATAGCGCGCAGACGCTGGCCAAGACCGGCGCGAAACAAGCACTAGCCAGCGACGGGCTGCACTGCACCAACATCCGGGTCAACGTCGACACCTCCGGGTTCTACGCACCACCTGGCACCGCCGCGTCGGTCCACGTGGACGTCTGGTGCACCGTCGAGCTGTCCGATATCGGGGTCAAAGGGCTGCCCGGGGCCAAGACGCTGCACGACAGCGCCACCAGCCCCCTCGACCCAGCACGCGACTTGACTCTCGGGAGCGGACCATGA
- a CDS encoding SCO6880 family protein has protein sequence MSELDGTRYAYGDLDRRGKFFGLHAPQFAIGWLVLFSLVPMLNAGSAGTVVWLVLLDIVLVYVAFGRVLDRGLWEWVPVLAGRVFQVMMGENVLRGGPRADRANETNPILNGVAGTLRWTRLEDGRGSAVGVVYNPKERSYAATLRVRAGSFSLLDSGTQQARVDGWGKLMAGLTTYNSRLIRMAVHERTIPDSGDAVQRHFDHTLEQGSGPAGPSLDKRRRQVIGAYQQLINEAAPTAQRHESFITLVMSAKRAAKDIKRSGGGEAGAMAVLFQELRAFETSVKRIGLVSEGWLNPRDLAAVVRTQYDPASVDTIDQRGRGELASLISGRQVEMAAGVDPSAAGPVAGRAANDHYQTDSAFARVFWCSGLPRIGMEAAFHSPMILETTYRRTMTMIVEPVPSRKAEAQLNRKQLRESGDQLIRDTFGKRTTMRDEQSETETERKLAELLAGHGYMRMVLLVAVSADDLEGLEEATGEIQTLANLSRLDLRTLYAQQSAAFAATCLPLGLGVAA, from the coding sequence ATGAGCGAACTGGACGGCACCAGGTACGCCTACGGCGACCTCGACCGCCGAGGGAAGTTCTTCGGCCTGCACGCGCCGCAGTTCGCCATCGGCTGGTTGGTGCTGTTCTCCCTCGTCCCGATGCTCAACGCCGGGTCCGCCGGCACCGTCGTGTGGCTGGTGCTGCTGGACATCGTGCTCGTCTACGTCGCCTTCGGTCGGGTCCTGGACCGCGGCCTGTGGGAGTGGGTGCCCGTCCTGGCCGGCCGGGTGTTTCAAGTGATGATGGGAGAGAACGTGCTGCGAGGGGGCCCGCGCGCTGACCGCGCGAATGAGACGAACCCGATCCTCAATGGTGTGGCGGGCACGCTGCGCTGGACCCGCCTGGAGGACGGCCGCGGTTCGGCGGTCGGTGTCGTCTACAACCCGAAGGAACGCTCCTACGCCGCCACCTTGCGGGTGCGGGCCGGCTCGTTCAGCCTGTTGGATTCCGGCACCCAGCAGGCCCGTGTCGACGGCTGGGGCAAGTTGATGGCCGGGCTGACCACCTACAACTCGCGGCTGATCCGGATGGCCGTGCACGAGCGGACCATCCCGGACTCCGGGGACGCGGTGCAGCGGCACTTCGACCACACCCTCGAGCAGGGGAGCGGGCCGGCCGGCCCGTCGCTGGACAAGCGTCGCCGCCAGGTGATCGGCGCCTACCAGCAGCTGATCAACGAGGCGGCGCCGACCGCGCAGCGTCACGAGTCGTTCATCACCCTGGTGATGAGCGCGAAGAGGGCCGCCAAGGACATCAAGCGCTCGGGCGGCGGCGAGGCCGGCGCGATGGCCGTGCTGTTCCAGGAGCTGCGCGCCTTCGAGACCAGCGTCAAACGCATCGGGTTGGTCAGCGAGGGCTGGCTGAACCCGCGCGATTTGGCTGCCGTCGTGCGCACTCAGTACGACCCGGCCAGCGTCGACACCATCGACCAGCGCGGCCGCGGTGAACTGGCCTCGCTGATCAGCGGCCGGCAGGTGGAGATGGCCGCCGGCGTGGACCCGTCCGCGGCCGGGCCGGTCGCCGGCCGCGCGGCGAACGACCACTACCAGACCGACTCGGCGTTCGCGCGGGTCTTCTGGTGCTCCGGGCTGCCGCGCATCGGCATGGAGGCGGCGTTCCACTCGCCGATGATCTTGGAGACCACCTACCGGCGGACCATGACCATGATCGTGGAGCCGGTGCCGAGCCGGAAGGCCGAGGCGCAGCTGAACCGCAAACAGCTGCGCGAGAGCGGCGACCAGCTGATCCGCGACACGTTCGGCAAGCGGACCACGATGCGCGATGAGCAGAGCGAGACCGAGACCGAACGCAAGCTCGCCGAACTGCTGGCCGGGCACGGCTACATGCGCATGGTGCTGCTGGTCGCCGTGTCGGCCGACGATTTGGAAGGCCTTGAGGAGGCCACCGGGGAGATCCAGACGCTGGCGAACCTGTCCCGCCTCGATCTGCGCACCCTGTATGCGCAGCAGTCGGCCGCGTTCGCCGCGACCTGTCTGCCGCTCGGGCTGGGGGTGGCCGCGTGA
- a CDS encoding DUF6112 family protein: MSIATIVSAGPGVTVTPSNGPGYAAFQGLIGGLLAYAGLAAVAAVMLGGIGWGVGERLGFDRAGNAGKMGVIAGMALGFLVGAAVSLVNKFIDAGGGTGNLSIAANSANAPLYNTIKPVVGWLISYGGLAAVVAVVLGGIGWALGERMGMDRMSLVGKMGVFAGLGLALLTGACVALVNFMIGAGGGV; this comes from the coding sequence ATGAGCATCGCCACGATCGTGTCGGCCGGTCCCGGCGTGACCGTCACGCCGAGCAACGGCCCCGGGTACGCCGCCTTCCAGGGACTCATCGGAGGCCTGCTCGCCTACGCCGGGTTGGCCGCGGTCGCGGCGGTCATGCTCGGCGGCATCGGCTGGGGCGTCGGCGAACGCCTCGGCTTCGACCGCGCCGGCAACGCCGGCAAGATGGGCGTGATCGCCGGCATGGCGCTCGGCTTCCTCGTCGGCGCCGCGGTGAGCCTGGTGAACAAGTTCATCGACGCCGGGGGCGGCACGGGAAACCTGTCGATCGCGGCCAACAGCGCGAACGCCCCGCTGTACAACACGATCAAACCGGTCGTCGGCTGGCTGATCAGCTACGGCGGCCTGGCCGCGGTGGTCGCCGTCGTCCTCGGCGGCATCGGCTGGGCCCTGGGCGAGCGCATGGGCATGGACCGGATGAGCCTGGTCGGGAAGATGGGCGTGTTCGCCGGCCTGGGCCTGGCCCTGCTCACCGGCGCCTGCGTCGCGCTGGTGAACTTCATGATCGGCGCGGGCGGCGGCGTGTGA
- a CDS encoding type II secretion system F family protein: MTGLQLVILGGMLAAAGLVLGVHALRPAPPALAAALAQLSAEPTTVAFTLPTTSTRDRWDWLPRRLADALDGHLGVSGADLKIIGWTRSQLAARKVTLAVTGLIAPSLLSVVLAFAGLGALAAFPVVIGLAIGAVAWLLPTQEAREFAARARLEFRTNLEFFLTLVAGERRARGSVEQALEEAVEISDSMPFIAMRRAIARAMLAGQKPWRDLRALGEELEVDELRNLADIAEVAADGAAVYNTLLATARTLRHEELSDARTEANEVSERMSRPLALLVFGLTAFVLVPFALRMFGAA; the protein is encoded by the coding sequence GTGACCGGGCTGCAGCTGGTGATCCTCGGCGGCATGCTCGCCGCTGCCGGGCTGGTGCTCGGCGTGCATGCGCTGCGCCCGGCGCCGCCGGCGCTCGCGGCCGCGCTGGCGCAGCTGTCGGCCGAGCCGACCACGGTGGCGTTCACCTTGCCGACCACGTCGACGCGTGACCGGTGGGACTGGCTTCCCCGCCGGCTGGCTGACGCCCTCGATGGGCACCTGGGCGTCTCTGGCGCCGACCTGAAGATCATCGGCTGGACGCGGTCCCAGCTGGCCGCCCGGAAGGTGACACTCGCCGTCACCGGGCTGATCGCGCCGTCGCTGCTCAGCGTCGTCCTCGCCTTCGCCGGGCTCGGCGCGCTGGCTGCGTTCCCGGTGGTGATCGGGCTGGCGATCGGCGCCGTCGCGTGGCTGCTGCCGACCCAAGAGGCGCGCGAGTTCGCGGCGAGGGCCCGGCTCGAGTTCCGCACGAACCTGGAGTTCTTCCTCACGCTGGTGGCCGGCGAGCGGCGTGCCCGCGGCTCGGTCGAGCAGGCGCTAGAGGAAGCGGTCGAGATCTCGGACAGCATGCCGTTCATCGCGATGCGCCGAGCCATCGCCCGCGCGATGCTCGCCGGGCAGAAGCCGTGGCGTGACCTGCGCGCGCTCGGTGAGGAGCTCGAGGTCGACGAGCTGCGCAACCTGGCCGACATCGCCGAGGTCGCCGCCGATGGTGCCGCGGTCTACAACACCCTGCTGGCCACCGCCCGCACGCTGCGCCACGAAGAACTGTCCGATGCCCGCACCGAGGCCAACGAAGTCAGTGAGCGGATGTCGCGCCCGCTGGCGCTGCTGGTCTTCGGGCTGACTGCGTTCGTGCTGGTCCCGTTCGCCTTGCGCATGTTCGGAGCCGCCTAA